The genome window AGGTTTGCAGGATTCCCAGAACCACCTGGCTCTGGAATCCCAGCGGAATCCATGCCTTAGACCCCTGCTCCTTCAAGCTGTAGTCTCCGTTGTCAGGAAGAGACTTGCTTACATATTTCTCCTTTGCCTTTGAAAACAGGAGACTGGGAGAGCACCAGGCAGTGATTAGCTGCAGTCTTTGTGTGTTATCCCTGAACCTGGAAATTTCTCACccattattttcctctttcagatCCCATTGTGAGCTCCTCCAGAACCGTGGCAACCTGTGGAGGAGAATCTGTCTGTCTGATTGATTGTGAGACAGGGACAGTGCTGAAAAAGTATAAAGTGGCTACAGAGGTGGGTTGCAAGTGGGAAGGGTGAGCATTGAATGGGAATACCAGAACCTGTAATAGTTACAATCGGTGATAATACATATTACAAAGAGGTCTGAAAGTGTTAGTATGGATAGGTGTTAAGATGAAGATAGATAATAAACATTGCTTGCTTATCCTTTTaggctggtttggttttatttttttattggtttAGGAGATTAGCCTGCCAGTCCTCACAGAGTTGTGTCTGGCTGCTGAGCCTCCTTGACAGCACAGAGGAATAAATATCCTCTTTCTGTAGTTTATACTCTTCTGAGAGCTGTTTTGAGTTTAAATGCTCCATCTTAAATAGTCGTGCCATTCCACCTGAGTAGCACTTGTGACAGTTGTCTTTTCTCTGAGCTAACAGCCAGCACCCTGCTGGCTGTTCTCTGTTCTCTGTCACCCCAGCCTTGTTTTCCTTGTGTCCCAGGAGTTCTTCAGTGTTGCATGGACAACCCTCACAATGGTGATCAGCGACAGCCGCAAGAAAGCTCACAAcatcctggcagctgcagggaggagagggattGTCAAACTCATCCACGTGGCAGCTGACTTCTGCTATGGAGAGATAAAGGCTCACAAAAAGCCCATTGCCACTGTCTGCTTCAGCCCAACCCAGGAGACCCACCTCTTCAGTAAGTCTGCCTCAGAATCCCTGGGTTTAGTTCTCATGTGGAAATGTCAGGGCTTCCTTAACAAGGGGAATTGTcaccagggcaggcagggacacacGAACAAAAGGCACGGACAGGCATTAGGGAGAGAACATAGTGACTCTCCTGTGACAGCAGGAACAGCTTGTTTCAGCCAGAGCCTGCCTCTTTAGCTgaggtgcagcagctcctgtttcTCCCTTGGTGGCTCTCAGGGTGGCTGTCACACACACATTAGCCACAAACAAGCCCAGTAGTGGATCTGTTCCACAGGGATGAGTAAGAAGAatggcagagcaggcagctgggagccaggcagtggcagggctctcctgcagcacagcagcctaTTATGGGCTGTTGGGTTTCATTTTATCCGACAATGTGCTTAATTgactttgattttttaaatgtgagTTCCATGCCTCGACAGAGATTTCTATTCAGGTCCTGATGTCAAGGAGAGCTTTGCCACACACAGTAGGGCCCACAGAGGCTGTGGCTCATGGACTGGTAATGAACCATCATGTTACAAATTGTAACTGCATTGTCAGGCTGTACAGTGAGCTGGTACAGAGCCAGTCAGGCCACACCTGCACCCCACAGCACATTGTTTCTCTTGCCTACAATTACCCACATCCTGGAGTGGTTAAAGTGCTACATGAACCATTaaaagtggaatttttttttagaatagGGGATACTTTTCAAGAAGAAGCTCAGGAGTaccaaaagcagaagcagaggaAAGGATAAGGAGGGTGATGGAAGGATAAGGAGGTTGGTAGCACAGCCATATAATGGTGTGGACAGCAAGACTCATtatatttaatagaaaaatttaGAGTAATTAAGGGAGATTCTTTGCATCCTTTTTGGGGAGGGGACATCAACAAACTCTGAATTTGAGGGCTGCCATCTGATGAGGGTCCAGGTTACTCAGGGTAATCTGTTAGAACTGTTTCTGCTTCCAGTGTATCAGCTTGGTGACATGTTTCTCACCCTCTGTGAGTGCCTatctttcccagtgggagctgctgtggatgTGAACACAGCAAGCCATGGATATGTGCAATAAAGTGATGTCTGCCTGAGAGTAGAGGTTGGAGCTCATATTTTAGATTCCACTAGAAACCCTGACCAGAAACAGGCTCAGAGGGCCACTAACTAAAGACCTTGTGAAGCCACAACTCAGTAATGGACACCAGGAAACAAAGTGTTTTATCAGCCCCTCTTAGAGCACAGGATAAGAACACTAAATACTGACTGTGCATGTGTGACAATGTCTGGGAAATGCTGGGCCAGGAGCCTCAGGgactgctgctgtgctttaaTGAGCTCTCTGGAGCCTTAGAGGGTGACTGTGACTCAGGCAGAATTGCCAGCTAGCACGAGAAGAGCCAGATAAGCAGCGGTGTCACTACCTGCTTCTCTTCTGTGTCCCACAGCTGCATCCTATGACAAGCGAATTGTACTCTGGGATATTGGGATTCCAGACTGTGACTACAATTTCAAAGCAAGGTAAAGGTTAAAATACCAGATGTGGCCAGTCCAAGAGCCTGTAACTATCACAGCACCACTTAGCTGCttgttctctgcttttttttagccagctgctggtgctggaaaCAGCCTCTATCCCCCTCCGGATTGCCCTGGTCcccacctgcccagagcagtACCTGCTGGCAGGCTGTGAAGATGGCTGTTTTGCCTGGAACATAAAACTGGATAAGGGACAAAAAAGCAGGTGAGAACCACAAGCTGGGGGTGTGCACTTGCTTTGCAGAACAAGAAGGGATAGTCCTAGCAAAGGTTTGATTTTTAACTAAGGGGGTCTGAGCAAAAGCAGCACATCCTACCAAACTTAAAACATCCTCCCCTTTCCAGAGTGGCCAGAAAAAATAGGAGCATGATACTCAAGGACTGTTCAGAGCTTGTATTAAGGCTGCATGTGTTGCAGGCTGCTTTGCAGGAAGGCTGGCAGGAGTGTAATCCAATACCCCAAAACTTAAGGGTGTGTCATCTCCAGGCAGTGTAACGGAGTGTAAACTTTTGGATCCATTTCCAGTCTCACAGTGAggcctcccctgctcctggtaCGTGAGGTAACCCAGGAAACTGGGACCCTGTGGGAGCTCAGGACAAAATTATGAGGAAGAAGCAAGTAAAGTCATGCCCTGCTGACAAATATCCTGCTGCTGATGGAGTGCAGCAATCTCTTGAGCAAACAAGCTTCTGCTGTATTAGTAAACTCAAGTGACCAAAAGTGTAAATTCAACTGGGAATTCACCTGATCTTGGCAAGAAactcacaaacacacagatttccttctgggctctgcagccaggtgccCTTTCACTGCTGGTTGTTCAGTACTTGGCTGATTTCACCCTTCGCCCCTGCTCTAGGCCTTTTGAAGCCATATTCCAGTTTCCTGGTGAGGAGAGCTTGACAACATCTCACAGGGTTGATGGTTTGGCCTTTCTCAATGATGATGTTGTTGGTGAGTATAAACACAACAGCACAATCCCAAAAACAGTGGGGCACTTCAGCATGTGCAGGGTGAAGCCAGCATGACAAGAGAGGGGCTGCTTTAGCTTCTGGGGGGCTGTACAGGATGGAGCTGTCTCCCAGAGTCACTTGTCTTTCTCAAAAATGTGGCCTAGAGTGCAAACTCATGCTTGGACAGGACCAGAAATCAGCTGGACACATCCCTGAGAGTACACATGGCCAAGCAGTGCTAATGTGGAAGGGGGGAAGAGTCTCTTTCTGCTCAAGGGCTGGTGCAACTGTTTCAGGGGAACTGGGTTTTACATCATGGGCTGGCTCTTTCTGAAGAGCTTGTGCTTGTTCTGCAGCTCAGGAACATAAGCATAGCACTGAAAATCTCTCTGCAACCTCCAATTATCCTGAAATAAGGTAAAACAGGTGCAAACAGTTGCTGCTGGATCAGATCCCATGGCTTGAAATCCATATTCTGGATGGAGCACCTCTGTCTCAATGCACTTTgcttcccagcagctgccacagcctctcccttcctttcttccctagTTTCCAAGAGCTCCAAACCAGGATGCATATACTTGTGGAGCTGGAGCAAATCTTTCGATGCCAAGGGAAAAGGATGCCAGAGGACAATGTCTGCAGTTatcctggctgagctggagtGGTCCACAACAGACATGTCCTACCTGACACTCAGCACTTGCCCAGGTAGGAGCACTCATTTCCTGGGAAATGCTTTGCCCAGTGGTCCATGGTTCTTCTTTGATCcatgggagcagcctggagctggaggcagaggcCTGGGAATTCAGAGGAtttcagagctctgctctcccacctgcagctctgcagggcagctccagcagcagctgggtggaATAACAGCAGTAATAAATAATTACAGCTGCACCATCTGCCTGATCGGGGGGACAGTCGAGGCTGGGGGGTCTTTCTTGCACTGGTTTTcaaagcacagagctcagggctgggccctGTGGAGCCACTGGGATGCTGAGTGCATCTGGGGGATGCATCAGGGATGTCACACACTGGGCAGCTGGGTTTGGAGACTGACAAGGAACAAACAAACCTGATCCAGTCAGCACTTCCCAAAACAAAGTCAGGAGAAATCCCAAAGCATTTAGCACGAGCTTTTCTACACTAAAGAGAGCTGGTTTATCTTCAAATGAATTATTTCAGAGTAAGGtagatttatatttttgtgcCAGTAAGGGAATTTTGCTGAAATATTACACCCTCCATTGGGGTCCTGCAGCTGTCCTTTACAGCAGAACAGACTCCCAGCTCCACACCTGTTTCCcagctttttcttctgctctcaCAGCAAAAGAATACATGTTCTGTGGGGATGAGAAGGGCAGTGTGTGGATGTACAACCTCTCCACCTACACCACGAGCTGGGGCTCTTCGAAGGGAAAGCGCTCAGAGCAGAGGATCTCCCCCACTCAGGtagggctgagctgctctctgcacctcccctccaccccagggcagctgaTCCCAGTCTCCTGAGCAGGCCTGTCCCAGAACATGCCTTGTGTTTCCACAGCTGACCCTCACAAACAATTAAAAGCAATCTTCAGAGCATGGCCAAGGCTATTTACTGGGGACAGGAAGGAGGAGCTGCAAAGCAAATCTGTCAccccctgcagctcttcctaAAACAGCCCTAAAAAAGTGGTGAGGAGCACAAAGGCACAGCTGTGCAGGCACCACATCCccaaggaggggagggaagcCAGAGTGAACATTCCCTGATAGGAAAGGCCTCATTGCTTCCCTATACTCACTCACCCTTTTTCTGCCCAGTATTCCCTCTGGAGACAGTTCTCTTTTGGGCAGTCACTGTCCCCTTGCCTGTCCCTCTGAAAGGGCAATCAAACACTCCAAAGGCTCTCAGCCACTGGTCTGGAGCTACATTAGACAGAGTGTTCCATTATTTCTTCCCTGAGAGGGTATTCAGGTATGGGAagggagtcaccatccctggaggtggcactctgagctctgctctggatcACAAGGAGCTGCTCAGTCACAGGCTGGACTCGATGCTCtgggaggtcttttccaacctcaacaaTTCTGTAATTCCTCAGGTTTTTTGAAAATGCATTGCCAAGCCACCAGTAATTCCTCTGGGGCTGAGATGATTTCACTTGTGCATGAAACCCTGGCCCTTTAGGAATATCCCACAACTCCTCAGGAGAAGGAAGAGCCTGTGCCTCAGGTTGCCCAAGGCCCCATGTCCCCTCAGCCACATCCCCACCCCTGTGCTCTCCCACAGATCCTCTGGGGCTGAGGTGCAGATTTCACTTGTGCACCAAATCCTGCTCCTTTAGGAAtatcccacagctccagcaccctcaggagcaggaacagcctgtGCCTCAGGCTCCCATGTCCCCCTCAGCCACGTCCCCACCCTTGTGCTCTCCCACAGATCCTTCCATAGATCCTCTGGCACTGAGGTGCAGCTGATTTCACTTGTGCACTAAACCCTGGCCCTTTAGGAATatcccacagctcctcaggagcaGGAAGAGCCTGTGCCCCAGGTCCGCATGTCCCCACCCCTGTGCTCTCCCACAGATCCTGACGTGGCCGGAGCTGCGGGTGAACGGGGAGCAGCCCCATGAGATCCTGGTGAACAACGTGGTGGCAGACCCTGCTTTCACCTACCTTGTTGTGCTGACCAGTGTGAACATTACAGCCATCTGGAAGAAATCCTAGTGCCCTATGCCACAGCTCCACCCCCGTGCTTTGACCTAGTGCAGTATTAGTGACTGTTCCCCATGTGCCCATGAACGTTTTCTAGAGCAGCTTTATGTGccagatggagaaaaaaaaaaaacaaaacaaacaaggtAAGAGTTTGTTAAACTCATCAGTTCATTGTAAACATCCGGTTCCTTTTACTGTAAGTTTTCACAATTTGTGCATTTGCTTTATAGAAATGACacttaataaaacaaaataccagttcagctggcagtgcctggactttttggcaggaaaagcagagagttCATCTCCAGTTGTCACTGAGCAGCTTCTCATGCTGGAATCCTACCCACAACAatctccccagcagcacaggacaaATATTTGCCTTAAGGCTCCAATTAGAAAACTAAAAATCACTTTAATGACTTATCCACTAAATCCAACACGACATTTATCCTCTTGGCAAAGTGCCTGTctgctataaaaaaaaaaaattcagaatattgctgtcaaaaattaaacagaagtGGGACAAGAGGGAAAATATTTGCCATGAGTGGaggtttaaatatttcatccaCTAGCAGACACATCATTCTGCCTCAGAAGTAACAGTCTGCTCCATTTTACTCAATTCCTTCTTGCTTGTCCTTAATAGCAACCtgtaaaggaaaagcaaaaatacacATGCTTAGACAGGAGTTCTTACTGGGCTGGATGTTGGTGTTTAATCATTCCTGTGAATCTTCTGTGAATCACATCAACTCACAGTGGAAATCTCTACAGCAACCAGAAAAATAATACTGGAATTAAAATCAAAACTTATTTACAAATTGGTGCCTTTTCCCAGCACATCAGAGGTACTATCTCAGTCACAGCCTCCCTGATTTTGTCTGAGTAAGATTAAATCTCAGCATTCAGGGgctaaaacaataaataaactGAGCAGAAGTGATGAGAAGTGAAAACACAAGCCCAAAGTTTTGTCAGGAGAAGTGAAAAACGAAAATAAAATGCACTCAAGAGCAGCCAGGctttgacagcagctgaacaacACAAAGAGGGTGGCTTGAATTAATTCATAAACCTAAACCCCAGCAGCTTTAAGACACACACCAACATTACAACAAGCTCAAAGcgttttccaaaaggaaaagaatccCCTTACCCTGAACCTCTCCTCCAGGAGGGAGAGCTCACTGATCAGGTCTGTGATGGCATTGGTGAAAGCTTCCTGGGGGCTGTAATCTGGGGTGGTTTGGACACGGATGATGATTTTATGTTCCAGAGGGTGTGGGACCTTATACCCTGCAAACAGCACCTGGGGGTCTTTGAGCAGCTGCCTGGAAGGggaataaaaaccccaaagagtGAAATGAAGGGCGGGAAagccccaaacctccccagaaATTTCCTCCCCGCCTGAACTTACGACTTGATGATGTTGCCGAGCGTGTGGTCCTCCTTGTTGATGGTGAAGAGGCAGGCGTTGGGCACCTTGGTGTCCTTGTTGATGGTTATCCTGGGGTGTTATAGGATACAGGGATGTCAGCGATCCGTGCGCGCCAGGGAACAGCGGGGAAAGGCCGGGGCTCCCCCCTCCCAGCTGCCCGCGCTCTGATTAGGGGCTAATTCGTTGCCTCACGGGTTTAATGAGCCGCCCCCCGGGTTTAATTAGCCGCCCCCGGGTATCCCCTCACTTTTTCTCGCCCTCGAAGAGCAGGAAGGACTCGAAGGCCGGAGGCGCGTTCATCCCGCCGTTGCTATGGCGGCCGCCTCTTCGCTTCCGCTACGTCACTTCCGCCCTCTCGGTGCTCCTGGCGGCCCCACAGCGCCCCCCGGCGGGCGGGAGGACCCGCTGAGGGCAACGGCGGCAGCGGcaccggggacagcggggctggggacagcggcACAGACACGGGCTGCTCCCGCCTCAGAGCCACCGCTGCGGCCAGCGgcggggctgggaggagaacaCACACCAGCGACACCATCAGCCGTGTCCCCGCTGAAGACACCACCGCACTGACCAGCTGGGACCGTGGGCAGAGAGTCCAGGGATGCCACCACTGCC of Molothrus aeneus isolate 106 chromosome 20, BPBGC_Maene_1.0, whole genome shotgun sequence contains these proteins:
- the POLR2J gene encoding DNA-directed RNA polymerase II subunit RPB11-a; its protein translation is MNAPPAFESFLLFEGEKKITINKDTKVPNACLFTINKEDHTLGNIIKSQLLKDPQVLFAGYKVPHPLEHKIIIRVQTTPDYSPQEAFTNAITDLISELSLLEERFRVAIKDKQEGIE